A stretch of Desulfotalea psychrophila LSv54 DNA encodes these proteins:
- a CDS encoding carboxyl transferase domain-containing protein, whose translation MTEQLKKLHKIEERINYLLQVKDFNNWGNLEEFKAGCESIKNSIYDFTAEETASEITKLDESISFLEERAEEQLTPMERVRIVRATQRFSLKDILENVYEDYTELGGEEDANIDPAMVCAKATIVRRIKDKPYTSSVMVIGQEKGHGEEYRNGGSCKPEGNEKALRYMKVAETEGIPIHFYIFTPGSYPVEEYPGAAQQIARNIYAMAKLRVPMVSIISEGGSGGAEAIGLSDYRMMASHGYYSVISPEGAAAIEGRVGEGKKVPRELIEVCADRLRLTAKDNLEHGTIDRIIQEPPLGAHRDDFAFFAKVRSEMIRATDQVVLSTKSFSALRSYELMRKKSKSESEELQIQVPWDLSRDEIRRLLKLRSKKYLSLARNGFTGRIDSAEGSGKQLAIKAEKLYYTLRYDILKSHQRQVRKVITDVSGESSVMFKKIIDPVHSVLNTISNKGKKIGKRQLSSQSSSPAPRVDPLELTGTYTSPLANQDRTISCPNADKHGCKDMWIPDLFGEFAGVCETCGHHFPMEHQWYLENVFDKGSIKKFNTNITSGNPLNYKGFMDRLNAAKKKTGEKAGNMTFFAEVDGIKIVVCMLYSDFRSGTFGSAEGEKFAQACAIAQRKKRPLLAYVHTTGGIRIQEGTLGVAQMPKCTMAVREYIDAGGLYMVVYDNNSYAGPVASFLGCSPYQFAIRSSRVGFAGPRVIRETTGIDIPPDYHSARNALRRGHIQGIWDRREFRRNLHKSLLTMGSSSLYYR comes from the coding sequence ATGACTGAACAGTTAAAAAAATTGCATAAGATAGAAGAGAGGATCAACTATCTTCTGCAGGTAAAAGACTTCAACAACTGGGGAAATCTTGAAGAATTTAAGGCCGGTTGTGAGAGCATTAAAAACAGCATCTACGATTTCACCGCTGAAGAAACGGCCAGTGAAATAACTAAGCTTGACGAATCGATCTCCTTTCTTGAAGAGCGGGCGGAAGAACAGCTCACCCCCATGGAACGGGTGCGTATTGTTCGCGCCACCCAACGCTTTTCGCTCAAGGATATTTTAGAAAATGTCTATGAGGATTATACCGAACTCGGTGGCGAAGAGGATGCTAATATTGATCCAGCAATGGTCTGCGCTAAGGCAACCATCGTTCGTCGCATAAAAGACAAGCCATACACCTCCTCTGTTATGGTCATTGGCCAGGAAAAAGGGCACGGTGAGGAGTATCGTAACGGTGGCTCCTGTAAGCCGGAGGGAAATGAAAAGGCCCTCCGTTATATGAAGGTTGCGGAAACCGAAGGTATTCCCATTCATTTCTATATCTTCACCCCTGGTTCTTATCCCGTTGAAGAGTATCCAGGTGCCGCTCAGCAGATTGCCCGAAATATTTATGCCATGGCTAAGCTCCGTGTGCCCATGGTATCGATTATCTCCGAGGGTGGTTCCGGTGGTGCAGAGGCCATTGGTCTCTCTGATTACCGGATGATGGCCTCCCATGGTTACTACTCTGTTATCTCTCCCGAGGGCGCGGCTGCCATCGAGGGACGGGTAGGCGAGGGAAAGAAGGTGCCCCGCGAGCTTATTGAGGTTTGTGCCGATCGTCTCCGTCTTACCGCTAAGGATAATCTTGAGCATGGTACCATTGATCGCATCATCCAAGAGCCTCCTTTGGGCGCTCATCGTGATGACTTTGCCTTCTTTGCCAAGGTGCGCTCGGAGATGATTCGGGCCACGGATCAGGTTGTTCTCTCTACCAAGAGCTTCAGTGCCCTGCGTAGTTATGAGCTCATGCGTAAAAAATCTAAATCAGAAAGTGAAGAACTGCAGATCCAGGTACCTTGGGATCTGAGCCGGGATGAGATTCGTCGTCTGCTCAAACTACGCTCAAAAAAATATCTGAGCCTTGCCCGAAATGGTTTTACCGGCAGGATAGATAGCGCTGAGGGAAGCGGCAAGCAGCTTGCTATCAAGGCGGAAAAGCTCTACTACACGCTTCGCTATGACATTCTTAAGAGCCACCAACGTCAGGTACGCAAGGTTATTACCGATGTCTCCGGTGAAAGTTCTGTCATGTTCAAAAAGATTATCGATCCCGTCCATTCGGTTTTGAACACCATCAGTAACAAGGGCAAAAAAATCGGCAAAAGGCAACTTTCCTCGCAGAGTAGTTCGCCTGCTCCCAGGGTAGATCCACTTGAGCTGACCGGCACCTATACCAGTCCCCTTGCTAATCAGGATCGAACCATCTCCTGTCCTAATGCCGATAAGCATGGTTGTAAAGATATGTGGATTCCCGATCTCTTTGGTGAATTTGCCGGTGTCTGTGAAACATGTGGTCACCACTTTCCCATGGAACATCAGTGGTACCTGGAAAATGTCTTTGATAAGGGCTCCATCAAAAAATTTAATACCAATATCACTTCCGGCAATCCGTTGAACTATAAGGGTTTTATGGATCGTTTGAATGCTGCCAAAAAGAAGACCGGCGAGAAGGCCGGTAATATGACCTTCTTTGCTGAGGTTGACGGTATTAAGATTGTAGTCTGTATGCTCTACTCAGATTTTAGAAGTGGCACATTCGGCTCTGCTGAAGGTGAGAAGTTTGCCCAGGCATGTGCCATCGCTCAACGAAAAAAGCGGCCGCTTCTTGCCTATGTCCATACTACGGGTGGCATCAGGATCCAGGAGGGTACTCTGGGTGTTGCTCAAATGCCAAAGTGTACCATGGCTGTGCGTGAATATATTGATGCAGGTGGCCTTTATATGGTTGTCTATGACAATAACTCCTATGCAGGGCCTGTGGCATCTTTTCTGGGATGTTCTCCCTACCAATTTGCCATTCGCTCCAGTCGAGTGGGCTTTGCCGGTCCTCGCGTTATTCGAGAGACCACTGGTATCGATATACCACCTGATTACCACTCAGCTCGCAATGCCCTGCGCCGCGGACATATCCAGGGTATCTGGGACAGAAGAGAGTTTCGCCGAAACTTGCATAAGTCTCTTCTCACTATGGGAAGCTCAAGTCTCTACTATCGTTAA
- a CDS encoding lytic murein transglycosylase codes for MPRFSACLLALFILLCSPLLSTWSHADQGFASWVENFYQQEARPVGISRQTFDSVFSRVTAPEPVVLKKAKYQPEFTTEIWDYLDMRLTPLAVSRGQKMARKYSHTLQKIETQFGVSRFVVLAIWSMESNYGAVLSNKSRLHYVPTALATLAYQDKRRARFARKQLIAVLQMVQAGEVQPQQLVGSWAGAMGHTQFIPSSYRAYAVSLDKRGGSDIWNSVPDALASAANLLHKNGWQTGRTWGYEVMSPGNGELYRDKSMALGEWSQKGFRRSAHRQFPHLEERAFLKLPGGGNNPGFLVIKNFSVLKRYNNSDYYALAVGLLADRIAGFRGMQQKWILPLGALSLEERYESQRLLRSHGYYAGTIDGNLGRGSRDAIRRFQQVRGLKDTGIANKDILTLLRKARK; via the coding sequence ATGCCTCGTTTTTCAGCCTGCCTTCTTGCCCTCTTTATTCTGCTCTGCTCTCCGCTTCTCTCCACCTGGAGCCATGCCGATCAGGGCTTTGCCAGCTGGGTAGAGAACTTCTATCAACAGGAAGCACGGCCTGTAGGGATCAGCCGCCAGACCTTTGACAGTGTCTTCTCCCGGGTCACGGCCCCGGAGCCAGTGGTCCTCAAAAAGGCGAAATATCAGCCAGAGTTTACCACGGAGATATGGGATTATCTGGATATGCGACTGACTCCCCTTGCCGTTAGCCGTGGCCAGAAGATGGCTAGGAAGTATAGTCATACTCTGCAGAAGATAGAGACGCAATTTGGCGTGAGCCGTTTTGTGGTGCTTGCCATCTGGTCCATGGAATCTAATTACGGTGCTGTCCTCAGTAATAAGAGCCGACTTCACTATGTGCCGACAGCCCTTGCCACCCTTGCCTACCAGGACAAGAGACGGGCCCGCTTTGCTCGCAAACAGCTTATTGCCGTTTTGCAAATGGTGCAGGCAGGAGAGGTGCAACCTCAACAGCTGGTTGGCAGTTGGGCCGGAGCGATGGGTCATACTCAGTTCATCCCCAGCAGTTACAGGGCCTATGCGGTCAGCCTGGATAAGAGGGGAGGCAGTGATATCTGGAATTCGGTTCCCGATGCCTTGGCCTCTGCCGCTAATCTACTCCATAAAAATGGCTGGCAGACAGGGCGAACCTGGGGCTATGAGGTCATGAGCCCTGGGAATGGCGAGTTGTACAGGGATAAGAGCATGGCACTCGGTGAGTGGAGTCAAAAGGGTTTTAGGCGATCGGCCCATAGGCAGTTTCCCCATCTAGAGGAGAGAGCTTTTCTAAAGCTTCCTGGCGGAGGAAATAATCCGGGGTTTTTAGTAATTAAAAACTTTTCGGTTCTAAAAAGATATAATAACTCTGATTACTATGCCTTGGCCGTTGGTCTCCTGGCCGATCGCATTGCCGGTTTCAGGGGTATGCAACAGAAATGGATTCTTCCCCTCGGTGCCCTTAGTCTGGAGGAGAGATATGAGAGCCAACGCCTGCTTCGCTCGCATGGGTACTATGCCGGAACTATCGATGGTAATCTTGGTCGTGGCAGTCGGGATGCCATTCGTCGCTTCCAGCAGGTTCGGGGGCTGAAGGATACCGGTATTGCCAATAAAGACATTTTGACCCTGTTACGCAAGGCCAGAAAA
- a CDS encoding SIMPL domain-containing protein — MRILMAVCMVFLMSLHAQAGPLPAAPHIVVAGGSEVKAVPDTLSMSLQIIEVGRDAEQARAEVEKRARKLIETAKGLGIKAGDINSAALSVTPKYNWKNNQQIYTGTEVSRSVALTLRDLSKYDALIQAVLKSNVVRINSTQLSSSKDKEIQAEALQKAVADAKIQAQLLVAGLPQQVGDVYAINATSRPMQAAPAMYRMAAQVNDSAFEPGTLSYSKSVQVVFYLISR; from the coding sequence ATGCGAATACTTATGGCTGTCTGTATGGTTTTTCTTATGAGTCTCCACGCTCAGGCAGGTCCTCTCCCTGCGGCCCCGCATATCGTGGTTGCTGGTGGCTCCGAGGTGAAGGCAGTTCCTGATACTCTCTCTATGTCTCTGCAGATAATAGAGGTTGGCAGGGATGCTGAGCAGGCTCGAGCAGAGGTTGAAAAACGGGCACGGAAATTGATCGAGACCGCTAAGGGGCTGGGGATAAAGGCTGGGGATATTAACTCTGCTGCTCTCTCGGTTACCCCCAAATATAATTGGAAAAATAATCAGCAAATCTATACAGGTACCGAGGTTTCACGGAGTGTAGCTCTGACCCTGCGTGATCTCTCTAAGTACGATGCCCTTATTCAGGCTGTGCTTAAGAGCAATGTTGTTCGTATCAACAGTACTCAACTCAGCTCTTCCAAGGATAAAGAGATTCAGGCAGAGGCCCTGCAAAAGGCGGTGGCCGATGCTAAGATTCAAGCTCAACTCTTGGTAGCGGGGCTTCCACAACAGGTAGGCGATGTTTATGCGATAAATGCCACATCTCGTCCCATGCAGGCAGCTCCTGCCATGTATCGTATGGCGGCGCAGGTAAATGACAGTGCCTTTGAACCCGGCACCCTCTCTTATTCTAAATCTGTTCAGGTAGTATTTTATTTAATCAGTAGGTAA
- a CDS encoding ATP-binding protein, translating to MEGKVLIANRGEIAIRIMNACKDLGLDYVVVYTDADKDSEHVQQNITQGPGQNAWRITNYTEPNDIFAIADHTGCTAIHPGYGFFSEDFRFARRATLRDRPLTFIGPNWEVIKNLGDKINTKKVANELGIPTIPGTSAPIYNEMEAEEIASKLLQDQLAQGIENPSILVKAAAGGGGMGIEEVTEIEQFRRTYRQLQNYAKRQFGDGGVLIEQCLRDYNHLEVQLVCSKHKEIVHFGSRNCTIQSTGRQKRVEAAPGFHRSCFDYDFDEEKLLEQIVEYSIRLAKHVSYDNVGTWEWIVSRSGQPYLLEVNTRIQVENDISARISYLDNKHPNLLREQIRLGLGDKMGYSQKDIVFRGTAIELRIVAEDTRRGFAPWIGTIDEFSLPQYDWSAVYTHVPSDRPYPIPSDFDPNLALALVWGDSVEEAKERAVQFLKETTIKGKDSSGQPIITNLPYLRDNLSRLLKF from the coding sequence AAAAGTTCTTATAGCTAATCGTGGTGAAATTGCCATTCGTATTATGAACGCCTGCAAAGACCTTGGACTTGACTACGTAGTAGTATATACGGATGCAGACAAAGATTCTGAACATGTGCAACAAAATATCACCCAGGGTCCAGGACAGAACGCATGGCGCATCACGAATTACACGGAACCAAATGATATTTTTGCGATAGCCGATCACACCGGTTGTACTGCAATCCATCCTGGTTATGGCTTCTTCTCTGAAGATTTTCGTTTTGCCAGAAGGGCAACCCTTCGAGATCGCCCACTGACCTTTATCGGTCCGAATTGGGAGGTTATTAAGAACCTTGGTGATAAGATTAACACCAAAAAGGTTGCAAATGAACTGGGTATTCCCACAATCCCTGGAACTTCTGCTCCTATCTACAATGAAATGGAAGCTGAGGAGATAGCCAGCAAACTCCTGCAAGATCAGCTTGCTCAGGGTATTGAGAATCCATCCATTCTGGTGAAAGCTGCCGCCGGTGGTGGTGGAATGGGAATTGAAGAGGTTACGGAAATTGAACAGTTTCGTCGTACCTATCGTCAGTTGCAAAACTATGCCAAACGTCAGTTTGGCGATGGTGGTGTCCTGATTGAGCAGTGTCTGCGAGATTATAATCACCTTGAAGTACAGTTGGTCTGCTCTAAGCATAAAGAGATTGTTCATTTCGGTTCGAGAAACTGTACCATTCAGTCCACTGGTCGACAAAAACGGGTTGAGGCGGCACCGGGTTTTCACAGATCATGCTTTGACTATGACTTTGACGAAGAGAAGTTACTGGAGCAAATAGTTGAATACTCTATTCGCCTTGCCAAGCATGTTTCTTATGATAATGTGGGCACTTGGGAGTGGATTGTTAGTCGTTCCGGGCAACCATATCTGCTTGAGGTTAATACCAGAATTCAGGTAGAAAATGATATCTCTGCTCGTATCAGCTATCTGGATAACAAGCATCCGAATCTCCTGCGGGAACAGATCCGGCTGGGGCTGGGCGATAAGATGGGTTATAGCCAGAAAGATATCGTCTTTCGAGGTACCGCCATTGAGCTCCGTATTGTTGCTGAAGATACCCGCCGTGGTTTTGCTCCCTGGATTGGCACAATTGATGAGTTTAGCCTGCCTCAGTATGATTGGTCGGCAGTTTATACTCATGTACCAAGCGATAGACCCTACCCTATTCCTAGTGATTTTGATCCCAACCTTGCTCTCGCCCTTGTCTGGGGAGATAGCGTGGAGGAGGCCAAGGAACGGGCTGTTCAATTTTTAAAGGAAACAACTATTAAGGGTAAGGATTCAAGCGGCCAACCGATTATTACAAACCTACCATATCTTAGGGATAATCTTTCCAGACTGTTAAAGTTCTAA